The genomic interval TCGCGTGGTGCGCCTTCGCCTGTACCTTTCTGATGCTGGTTGCATCGTCCGGATGCGCTTCCCTGCCCTCCGGACAGCCGCTTGCCGAACGTGATGCCCTCCTCAATGCCGGCGTTCATGACGCGGAGGCGATCCGTGCCATGGCTGCTATCGACCTCGATGCGATCGAGCGTCACGTGCTGGCGCGGGTCAACGCCGAACGGGCCGAACGAAATCTCCCATCTTACCAGCGCAGCCGTCCGCTGGACGACGTGGCGCGTGCCCACAGCACCCACATGGCGCAACAACAGTTTTTTAGCCACACGGACCCGAACGGCGACGACCCCACACAGCGCGGGGCGGCACGCGGCATCGAATGCGTTCGGCCGGCCGGGGAGAACCGAATGGCCATCGGACTTGGCGAAAACATCTTTAGCACCTATCTTTTCTCCTCGATTCATACCATGCGGCGGGGCGACGAAGCCACGCAGGTGTATACCTGGAAAACAGTGGATGCCCTCGCCGTCGAAGCCATGGAGGGTTGGATGAATAGCCGCGGCCATCGGCTCAATGTGCTGAGCCGGCAATACCAGACAATAGGCATCGGCGCGGCCCGCGACCCGTTGGGACAGCTTTTTCTGACACAGAACTTCTGCTAACTCGCGGCTCGAATCCATGGGAGCGCCCACCCTCACCACCGACTACGCGGCACTCCTCGAGCGATTATCCCACCGCGCGACCGAGATCCGCCATAGCGACTGGCGGATGCGCGTGGACAAACTTCGCCGGCTCAAACGGGCCCTCCTCGCCCGACGCGACGCCATCCGCGAAGCCGTCTACACCGATTTTCGCAAGCCCCCAGAAGAAGCCGACCTCACGGAGTTATCCGTGCTCCTTGCCGAGATCAGCCATGCGGAGCGCCATGTGCGGCAGTGGATGCAGCCGCGCCGGCTGCGAACACCGGTTCCTTTTGTGGGCACATCCGCCGTTCGGTATATCGAACCCAAAGGCGTCGTGCTCGTCCTGGCGCCCTGGAATTATCCCATCATGCTCGCCCTGTGCCCCGTCGCCTCGGCCATCGCCGCCGGCAACACCGTGGTGCTCAAGCCGTCCGAACTGACGCCGGCCAGTTCCACACTCATGCGCACCCTCCTCGCTGATGTGTTCGACGCCGACGAGGTGGCCGTCGTCGAGGGGGATGGGGACGTCGCCCGGGAACTGCTGACGCTTCGGTTCGACCATATCTTTTTCACGGGCAGCCCGGCGATCGGCCGGCTCGTGATGAAAGCCGCCGCCCGGCACCTGACCTCCGTCACCCTTGAACTCGGCGGCAAGTCGCCCGCTCTCGTCGACGCCTCGGCCGATGTCACCCTCACGGCGCGGCGGCTGATTTTTGGGAAGTGTTCAAATGCCGGCCAGACCTGCGTCACGCCGGACTACCTGCTCGTCCATCGAGCCCTCTACGAGCCGCTCGTCCAGGCGCTCCAGGAAACACTCGATACATTTTACGGCGAAGCCCATACGCCGGCGTCGTACGCGAGCATCATAAACGAACGGCACCTGGACCGCCTTCTGGCTCTGATCGACGACGCCGTCGCCCATGGGGCACGCATCGTCCGGGGAGGGGATATGGTTCGCGGCGAGCGCGTGTTGAAGCCGACACTCATCGTTGACATCCCCCCGGATGCGCGTTTGCTGGAGGAGGAGATCTTCGGCCCCGTGCTTCCGATCGTACCCTACGACACCCTCGACGAAGCGCTGGCGTTTATCAACGAACGGCCGCCGGCGCTCACCCTGTACCTGTTCAGTTCAGACCGGTCTCTCCCGGATCGTGTGCGTCAGCAAACGACGACCGGCTCGATCGTGGTGAATGATACCTTGATCCACTTTGGCCACACTGAAATGGCGTTCGGGGGGATTCATGAAAGCGGGATTGGACGCAGCCACGGCTATGCGGGATTTATGGCGTTTTCTAACGAACGCCCCCTGCTGACACAACATGTAGGCGCGCCGGCCCTTTTCGGTAAACTTTATCCGCCGTATACTCGCGCCACCCGATGGTTGCTCAACATCCTGCTCCGCTGGTACGGACGCTGATTGCGCCGGCTCATCTCCATCACACCCACGACTTCGTATGATCGATATCCTTGCCTATAAACTGGTCCACCTGATCGGCATAATGATGCTCTTCATGGCAATGGGCGCCTCGTTTGTCCATGCCTTTAACGGCGGACTCAAAAGTGAAAACCGATGGAGAACCGCCATCGGCATCACCCACGGCATCGGGCTGTTTCTCGTACTCCTGGGTGGCTTCGGCATGCTCGCCCGGCTCGACATCCCCTGGCCGTGGGACGGATGGGTGTTTGCCAAACTCATCATCTGGGTAGCCTTCGGCGGAATGACCGTGCTGATCCAGAAAGCAGGGCGTAATGGAACATGGCTGTGGTATGTGATGCTCGTTCTCGGCCTACTCGCCGCCTACCTGGCGCTATACAAGCCCTTCTGAAGGGTTCAAGGTGTATGGTCTATGGTTCAAGAATACGACCTTAATCCTTGAACTTCGAACCTTTAACCCGAAAGCCCGTCAGGGCTTACGATAGACGACCCCGTCCTTCATCACGAAGGCCACCCGGCGGAGGGCATCGATATCCGTGAGGGGATCGGCCGGCACGGCGATGAGGTCGGCCAGTTTGCCGGCGGTCACTGAGCCGATGGCGTCGTCCAGTTGCATCAACTCGGCGGCGGTGAGGGTAGCGGACCGAATCGCCTGGGCGTTGGTCATCCCGTAGTCCACCATCGTCTTGAACTCCATCGCGTTCTCTCCGTGCGGGATAGCGCCGGCGTCGGTCCCGTAGGCGATCTTGACCCCTTTACGCACGGCCCGGCCGAACACATCGCGGTGAGATTCCGTGATCGCACGCTGGCGTTCTGTGAGCGTGGCACCGGGTTCCAGGGGGAAATAAACCGAGAGGGTTGGGACCCAGAACGTCCCCTTTTGGACCATCAGATCAAGCGTCGCATCGTCGAGCATCATGCCGTGTTCGATGGAGCGCACGCCGGCCTCCACGGCTACATAGGCCGGCCGGCCGCCGTACGCGTGGGCCGAGACCGGCGTCCGAAACCGCGA from Rhodothermales bacterium carries:
- a CDS encoding aldehyde dehydrogenase family protein; the protein is MGAPTLTTDYAALLERLSHRATEIRHSDWRMRVDKLRRLKRALLARRDAIREAVYTDFRKPPEEADLTELSVLLAEISHAERHVRQWMQPRRLRTPVPFVGTSAVRYIEPKGVVLVLAPWNYPIMLALCPVASAIAAGNTVVLKPSELTPASSTLMRTLLADVFDADEVAVVEGDGDVARELLTLRFDHIFFTGSPAIGRLVMKAAARHLTSVTLELGGKSPALVDASADVTLTARRLIFGKCSNAGQTCVTPDYLLVHRALYEPLVQALQETLDTFYGEAHTPASYASIINERHLDRLLALIDDAVAHGARIVRGGDMVRGERVLKPTLIVDIPPDARLLEEEIFGPVLPIVPYDTLDEALAFINERPPALTLYLFSSDRSLPDRVRQQTTTGSIVVNDTLIHFGHTEMAFGGIHESGIGRSHGYAGFMAFSNERPLLTQHVGAPALFGKLYPPYTRATRWLLNILLRWYGR
- a CDS encoding CAP domain-containing protein, with protein sequence MLVASSGCASLPSGQPLAERDALLNAGVHDAEAIRAMAAIDLDAIERHVLARVNAERAERNLPSYQRSRPLDDVARAHSTHMAQQQFFSHTDPNGDDPTQRGAARGIECVRPAGENRMAIGLGENIFSTYLFSSIHTMRRGDEATQVYTWKTVDALAVEAMEGWMNSRGHRLNVLSRQYQTIGIGAARDPLGQLFLTQNFC